The following coding sequences lie in one Mercenaria mercenaria strain notata chromosome 5, MADL_Memer_1, whole genome shotgun sequence genomic window:
- the LOC123558305 gene encoding toll-like receptor 2 yields the protein MEYISPSVLLPSENIQILDLSNNKLNIMQEKYTKDFEKLFRAQTKLHYLNLSYNSLSHIPRETFLNNKMLKVLDISYNNIKSLDFSMSQLVSIEKVIATHNKIHTIDHYIRMELELFLHRTSSYAVDGNDAFYLYLEGNPFQCTCDETDVTFIEWLHSVEVIDENETLTCSLEKNLVDVRGTGLAETKHFCRMEIIKKVAWISTPIVFTTVMLGIIFAVLFKRHRKRKLRIRKIISQIETGTFSLPHLVFLSHCNEDSDLVMNKIYPELCDHLSKMTRSNKPLVCLGDKHFRPGYPLRDEVMRCIEESSVFLAIISRNFCRRIWCNLEIGEAYDQKKPIIMLMVEYVEKELMDDFLQKIFNRYAHATWKPDDKGGHIEPEWKLFCKSIIQLAGKSTATAHPVDTPAEIIV from the coding sequence ATGGAATACATCTCTCCATCCGTTTTGTTACCGTCAGAAAACATCCAAATTCTCGACCTGTCAAATAACAAACTTAATATTATGCAAGAAAAATACACTAAggattttgaaaaattgtttcgTGCTCAAACAAAACTTCACTACCTGAATCTCTCTTACAACAGTTTAAGTCACATACCGCGTGAaactttcttaaataacaaaatgttgaaagttttaGACATTTCgtacaataatataaaaagtTTAGATTTCTCAATGAGCCAGCTAGTAAGCATTGAAAAAGTTATTGCTACTCATAACAAGATACACACAATTGATCACTATATCAGAATGGAATTAGAGCTGTTTTTGCATCGTACTTCCAGCTACGCTGTCGACGGTAATGACGCATTCTATTTGTATCTTGAGGGAAATCCATTTCAATGCACGTGCGACGAAACAGATGTGACATTTATAGAATGGCTTCATTCTGTTGAAGTTAtagatgaaaatgaaacattaacatgCAGTCTAGAGAAGAACCTCGTGGACGTAAGAGGCACAGGTCTAGCAGAAACCAAACATTTCTGCAGAATGGAAATTATTAAGAAAGTCGCTTGGATTTCCACGCCAATTGTATTCACAACAGTAATGCTAGGTATTATTTTTGCCGTTCTTTTTAAGAGACATCGTAAAAGAAAATTAAGGATACGTAAAATTATTTCCCAAATCGAGACGGGCACTTTTTCCTTACCGCACCTAGTTTTCTTGTCGCACTGCAATGAAGACAGCGACCtagtaatgaacaaaatatatccAGAACTCTGTGATCACTTATCAAAAATGACTCGTTCAAACAAGCCATTGGTGTGTTTAGGTGACAAGCATTTCAGGCCTGGATATCCTCTTCGTGATGAAGTTATGCGCTGCATAGAAGAATCGTCGGTTTTTCTGGCAATCATTTCTAGGAATTTCTGCAGGAGAATTTGGTGTAACTTGGAAATTGGAGAAGCATACGATCAGAAGAAGCCTATAATAATGCTAATGGTTGAGTATGTTGAAAAGGAATTGATGGATGATTTTCTACAGAAAATATTTAACCGATACGCTCATGCTACTTGGAAACCAGATGACAAAGGCGGCCATATTGAACCAGAGTGGAAACTTTTCTGCAAGTCAATCATACAATTAGCAGGAAAGTCGACTGCGACTGCACATCCTGTTGATACGCCGGCGGAGATTATCGTCTGA